The region CACGGAGGAAAACATCCGGAACTATATTTTCTATTCCGAAAGCTTTGAAAATTTCAAAAAGCAAAAAGGCGAGAGTTTTACGCCTGGCCAGTGGAAAGAATTGGACGATTTGCTGGCAAATATAAAGGTGTGCGATCCGGCATGCGGCTCCGGCGCGTTTCTTGTGGGCATGCTTAACATGATCGTGAAGCTTCGGATATTTTTGCAAACAACTCCGGATCATCATTTAATTCCGCAAAAGAAAGAATACGAGCTGAAGCGTGAGACCATACAAAACTGCATTTACGGCGTGGACATTGACCCCGGCGCCATCGAAATAGCTAAATTACGGCTTTGGCTTGCGCTGGTCGTAGATTATGATCTTGAGGATATTGAGCCACTTCCGAACCTTGATTATCGCCTGATGTGCGGCAATTCGCTTTTGGAGGAATTTGAGGGAATAAAGTTCTATAATGGCGAAAAAGAAACGCAGGCGTCTTTGCTGACCGATCCGGAAAAAGATAAAAAGGTTGAAGCGTTAAGAAAGAAGGTTAAAGAGTATTTCAGCATTCACGACGATAAAGAAAAGCTAAAAAAACGAAAAGAGATCAATGATATAAAAGATTGGCTGATTGGCACGGCTTTGCAAAAAAGGTATCGAGACCTTGCTTCGCAAAAGAAAGAAGCAGAGTCAAGGGCAAATATGCTTGATGAAAAAAGTCGCAAGCAGTATTTATCCGGTTTCAGCAAATGGCTCGGTTCAAGCGCAAACATCCAAAAAGCGTTGGAGAGTTTGCACAATCCCAAAAAAGAAAAACCCTTCTTTATCTGGAAGCTGGAGTTTATTGATGTCTTTGAAGAAAAAGGCGGTTTTGATGTGGTGATTGGAAACCCTCCTTATGTTTCTGCCGTACACAATCAAGATGATCCAGAGATTAGGGAAATCTATAGGAAAAAGTACACCCAAGTAAGAGGTGCCTTTGATCTATATGTCGTTTTTCTGTTACGAGGTTTAGATATATCAAGCGATAAAGCTATCTTTACTTGGATCATCCCTAATAAATTTTTAGTTTCTGACTACGCGGCTAAAGTTAGAGAAACGCTTAAAGCCAGTGGACTTAAGGAAATAGTCATTGTCTCAAATCTTGGGGTATTTGGTGATACTGGGGTATACCCAATAATCATTTTAGGAAATCGTCAGCATGTTAATGATGTTATCGAATACGAGGTTGAGAATTTAGACGATCTTAAACTCAAAGATGATTTAAGGGTTCGCGAAAAAATCAAATCAAGGTTTCAAACAATAAAAAATCTTGGGCTGAAAGTTGGGTCTGGCACAACTGGTTTTCAGGCTCAACAAATCAAGAAATTAATCGTGGAATCAGAGCACCGTTCGGAACAGAGCATGCCCTTTGTTGTGAGCGGTTCTATCGACAGATATCATATTAAGTTCTCACATGTTCAGTTTTTGAAAAAGAAATTTGAACACCCGTTCATTAATTATGATAAGAAGGTTATAGCTGGGAGCAAATGGTCATTCTGGGGAAGTCCAAAGATAATTATTGCTGGAATGACGAAGGAGATTGAGGCAACTTACACGGAGAAATCATTAGCTATCGGTATTGGTGTTTATGCTATATATACTTTTAACGGCTTCGATCCTAAATTTATTTTGGCTTTGCTGAATAGTAAATACCTGAGCCATTTTCTAAAAGTAAATTTTAAAGACAAACATCTTGCTGGTGGATACCTTGCAATAAATAAATCAACCATTGAACAACTTCCAATAGTAGATGCCGACAAAAAAAGTCAAAAACCATTTATCGATTTGGTTAATAAAATCCTCGCCATTACTAAAGACAGCGACTATTTAGAAAATTCCACGAAACAAGCAAAAGTCCGCGACTACGAAAAGCAAATTGACCAGCTCGTCTATAAACTCTACACCCTCACCCCGGAGGATATTAAAATTGTAGAAAAATCACAATAACATTGTTTTTATATTATGACCGGAAAATTGAAATTTAAATTCTTGAAAGACGAACCCCTAAGCAAAACGAACGAGGGGGCTTCTGATTTCTACCACGAAAAAATTGCACCTGCAGTGCAAGAGATATTGGAAAATGAGTCCTGCGTTCACACGATCGGACTTTTCAGCAAGTGGGGTACTGGCAAAAGTACTATTATCGAAATGATCAGAAATAAGTTAAAGCGCCCCATGTTTGTTTTTGACGCATGGAAGTATCAAGACGACACCCTTAGGAGAATCTTTTTAATTAAATTGGTTGATTTCTTGAATCAACAAGGAGAACAGATCGATGTTTCTATTTTAGATTCAATATATAAAACCATTGAAATAAATGAGCATATTAAAATTACAGATGAAATCAAAATAAAGCATTGGCCAAAAAAGATTTTATCGCTATTCAAAGAGAACTGGTTATTCTTTGCATCACTTTTGCTGTTAGTAGTTTGGATTGCCCTAGATTTACTATTTGGTAATAGAAATATTGTAATTCAAGGGATAAAAAACTTCGCCGCGGTGATAGGTTCTTTTTCATTGCTCGCATTCTTTCTGGTGCCACTATTTACAAAAATATGGGAACGCCATGTGAGCAGATTTATGGAATCATTAAATCCTCTTTCCACAATTAAAACGAGGGTGGAAAAAGAAGAACGCCTTAATTCTCCCGAACAATTTGAGCTACTTTTTCAGAAGATTATAGAAAAAGTAAATAAAAA is a window of Candidatus Niyogibacteria bacterium DNA encoding:
- a CDS encoding N-6 DNA methylase; amino-acid sequence: MPRTKLEEIIESSGIKEFSQFFRLKTRAEGNFRPSDERLSQYDDADFFEFVKLGQIEFSGSQRLLVASARVIKDLSERSGKKAQYEKAKKILRELSVYSAGIFIFYDKSGNFRFSLVYPEAVGTKREWSNFRRFTYFVSKELTNKTFLQRVGDGDFSTLEKVKDAFSVEKVTKEFYLEYRKLFDSLMEDLSKNHTFLNEASKNYINTENFAKKLLGQIVFLYFIQKKGWIGVPAGKKWGEGDKNFMGNIYKEAIIKKANFYNDYLEKLFYNALNNAHRDSADPSFSKDFGSRIPFLNGGLFEAEYDWKNSLMYLDNKIFQSIFDVFERYNFTVEEESPDDKEIAVDPEMLGKVFENLLPENLRKGKGTYYTPREIVYYMCRESLVNYLVSNHSNITEENIRNYIFYSESFENFKKQKGESFTPGQWKELDDLLANIKVCDPACGSGAFLVGMLNMIVKLRIFLQTTPDHHLIPQKKEYELKRETIQNCIYGVDIDPGAIEIAKLRLWLALVVDYDLEDIEPLPNLDYRLMCGNSLLEEFEGIKFYNGEKETQASLLTDPEKDKKVEALRKKVKEYFSIHDDKEKLKKRKEINDIKDWLIGTALQKRYRDLASQKKEAESRANMLDEKSRKQYLSGFSKWLGSSANIQKALESLHNPKKEKPFFIWKLEFIDVFEEKGGFDVVIGNPPYVSAVHNQDDPEIREIYRKKYTQVRGAFDLYVVFLLRGLDISSDKAIFTWIIPNKFLVSDYAAKVRETLKASGLKEIVIVSNLGVFGDTGVYPIIILGNRQHVNDVIEYEVENLDDLKLKDDLRVREKIKSRFQTIKNLGLKVGSGTTGFQAQQIKKLIVESEHRSEQSMPFVVSGSIDRYHIKFSHVQFLKKKFEHPFINYDKKVIAGSKWSFWGSPKIIIAGMTKEIEATYTEKSLAIGIGVYAIYTFNGFDPKFILALLNSKYLSHFLKVNFKDKHLAGGYLAINKSTIEQLPIVDADKKSQKPFIDLVNKILAITKDSDYLENSTKQAKVRDYEKQIDQLVYKLYTLTPEDIKIVEKSQ